A single region of the Rattus rattus isolate New Zealand chromosome 8, Rrattus_CSIRO_v1, whole genome shotgun sequence genome encodes:
- the LOC116908180 gene encoding LOW QUALITY PROTEIN: taste receptor cell protein 1-like (The sequence of the model RefSeq protein was modified relative to this genomic sequence to represent the inferred CDS: deleted 1 base in 1 codon), which produces MDKQQFPAAGILLAAFLVVSASTLTLLSTNEDPDQFPSDLGTSAQQSNNVLLGILTDNTGSINSIERDSEALGRRAGAFSTEGAGGQESPSMPGPSGTVTPEPIRSALTTSAAYMAADSQPVSPEAEPVEEILALGILETITMSSPQPSPIHGSEPKFNKAFRLYGTVPAPATLEKIVASKPTRYLIKASPPPIFSRPPHLLWHTPSPTVQMPVPAWRNGHSRPEASSSVALAPRTSLGLPVFPWMPNILKATEPLLPASPGRLGLDLTSQVGSGSSEDTGPVSGGTSVLLLPSATSLSHASPLHSPPPSSALPLSAPPPPASSSFFPPPVSPLIPVSFVTAGANDSPQPPVSVIESSTTDSSIKTSNLAPQTALQPSHPGPWLPTSPIRMSTLSLQHVSSPPSTPHSSGFTESSVDAEPTQASTLPHLGQAMSLQNLSFSTPGPRHTTHSVTFRINSSCFRTAVWNLVPLECWLLNRLICYQLQLMYHEAFSNFKNVSALLFRPGSTEVKASLVFGPPDPSALEILWTLYRKVKSSRWSLGYLSLADHGLSSDGYNTNDLSQEIINISFTLMKPFLPQLLLPSSQPFLLMEKQTLQLVTHEVSRFYKAELQEQPLLLFSNVKEWVSIYVEYKFKSPIPNHLQGLASHLAHHITDPTIQKSSIVANGEKADLVFYETWLLILGYPFTKALENKTSSESQKLRGLLTRQLTSVLQPLQNFGQVVVEEFHQEPLTARVQTAFFEAAPAQAVIQDSMLQALGSLQEAEGLQLEMLLPVLGTPSSRASRGPRGGAVLNLQFITSLFVLVALCTALPFTKKQTPYLF; this is translated from the exons ATGGACAAGCAGCAGTTTCCTGCAGCTGGAATTCTCTTGGCTG CCTTCCTAGTAGTTTCCGCTTCTACCCTGACCCTTCTCTCTACTAATGAAGACCCTGACCAGTTTCCCTCAGATCTTGGCACATCAGCTCAGCAAAGTAACAACGTTCTACTGGGCATCCTGACAGACAACACTGGCAGTATCAACTCAATTGAGAGGGACTCGGAGGccctggggaggagggcaggagccTTTTCTACAGAAGGAGCTGGGGGTCAGGAGTCTCCCTCAATGCCTGGCCCCTCAGGCACAGTTACACCTGAACCAATTCGCTCAGCCCTGACCACATCTGCAGCCTACATGGCTGCTGACTCTCAGCCAGTGTCCCCTGAGGCTGAACCTGTAGAGGAAATCCTGGCCCTTGGAATTCTGGAAACAATTACGATGTCATCGCCACAGCCTTCTCCCATACATGGATCTGAGCCGAAGTTCAACAAGGCCTTCAGGTTGTATGGGACAGTTCCTGCCCCTGCAACACTGGAGAAAATTGTTGCATCTAAGCCAACACGTTATCTAATTaaagcttcccctccccccatattcTCTAGACCTCCACACCTGTTATGGCATACCCCCAGTCCCACTGTCCAGATGCCAGTGCCTGCATGGAGGAATGGCCACTCCAGGCCAGAGGCATCCTCATCTGTGGCACTGGCTCCAAGAACATCCTTAGGACTGCCTGTCTTTCCATGGATGCCTAACATACTGAAAGCTACAGAGCCCCTGTTGCCTGCGTCTCCTGGAAGATTAGGGCTGGACCTCACCTCCCAAGTGGGCTCCGGGTCATCTGAAGACACAGGCCCAGTATCCGGTGGTAct tctgtgctgctgctgccctcAGCAACATCCCTATCACACGCATCCCCCCTCCACTCCCCGCCCCCCTCGTCAGCACTGCCCCTGTCTGCACCCCCGCCGCCTGCATCTTCGTCCTTCTTCCCACCACCAGTCTCACCCCTGATCCCGGTTTCCTTTGTCACCGCAGGAGCCAATGACTCTCCTCAACCTCCTGTATCTGTGATTGAATCCTCAACTACAGACTCTTCCATTAAAACCTCAAACCTTGCACCCCAAACGGCTCTACAACCCAGCCACCCTGGGCCATGGCTTCCCACCAGCCCAATCCGCATGTCCACCCTCTCCCTCCAACACGTCTCCAGCCCTCCCTCTACCCCACACAGCTCTGGCTTCACAGAGTCGTCTGTGGATGCCGAGCCTACCCAGGCCTCTACCCTCCCTCATCTTGGCCAGGCTATGTCTTTGCAGAACTTGAGTTTCTCCACTCCAGGACCCAGGCATACGACCCACTCTGTGACCTTCAGGATCAACAGCAGCTGCTTCAGGACAGCAGTCTGGAACCTGGTACCCTTGGAGTGCTGGCTGTTGAACAGGCTTATCTGCTACCAG ctccagcTCATGTATCACGAGGCTTTCTCCAACTTCAAGAATGTCAGTGCCCTGCTGTTtcg GCCTGGCTCTACAGAGGTGAAAGCCTCCCTCGTTTTTGGTCCTCCGGATCCCTCAGCTCTAGAGATCCTCTGGACTTTGTACCGCAAAGTGAAGTCCTCAAGATGGTCACTTGGGTACCTGTCCTTGGCCGACCATGGCCTTTCCTCTGACG GGTACAACACGAATGACCTGAGCCAGGAAATCATCAACATTAGCTTCACACTCATGAagcccttcctgcctcagctgcttctGCCCAGTTCTCAGCCTTTTCTCCTGATGGAAAAGCAGACCCTCCAGCTG GTCACCCATGAGGTATCAAGATTCTACAAGGCTGAGCTCCAGGAGCAGCCCCTGCTCCTATTCAG CAATGTGAAGGAGTGGGTGAGCATTTATGTGGAATACAAGTTCAAGAGCCCCATCCCCAACCATCTCCAAGGCCTGGCTAGTCACCTGGCCCATCATATAACAGATCCCACCATCCAGAAATCCAGCATAGTGGCCAATG GGGAGAAAGCAGATCTGGTGTTTTATGAGACATGGCTCTTGATCTTGGGTTACCCCTTCACCAAAGCCTTGGAGAACAAGACTAGTTCTGAATCCCAGAAGCTTCGTGGACTGCTGACGAGACAG CTAACCTcagtcctccagcctctgcagaaCTTTGGTCAAGTGGTGGTGGAGGAATTCCA CCAGGAACCACTGACTGCCAGAGTGCAAACTGCCTTCTTTGAGGCTGCACCAGCTCAGGCTGTCATTCAAGACTCCATGCTCCAAGCCCTGGGCTCCCTGCAGGAAGCTGAGGGTCTGCAGTTAGAGATGCTCCTCCCAGTCCTTG GCACCCCCAGCTCCAGAGCCTCGAGAGGCCCCAGGGGTGGGGCCGTGTTGAACCTCCAGTTCATCACTTCTCTTTTTGTCCTG GTGGCCCTTTGTACTGCTCTTCCCTTCACCAAGAAGCAAACCCCATACCTCTTCTAG